CACCTATTTGATAGACAGCCTCGCCTCGACCCTCCTGCAGTCGCCATTTCATTTGTGTTGCCAGGTGCTCAAAGCGGTATTGCGTGGGATTCACCAGCTTCAGCTAGACCAGTGAGAGACTTTAGAAATCAGTGCTGAACTTAAACCTAGATTGTGGAAAGTTAAATGGGTCTAGTCAGTGGTTAAATAATTCTGATGAAAATAACTAACATTACAAATGATTACTGTAGGGCTGAGgcaagaaaaatctgaaatgaaGTCTATGTTGATGTGGTAAGGGAAGAAGCTGTCCAGATACTAAAAATGCTCTTGCTAATCCACTGTGGTGTTGGTTTTCAATGGTAGGACCATGTAAGGCAGCACTTATATATTCTGGCATATTACCTACATATTGCTGACAGTATATTGTAATAATGCTTGCTATAACAAATAACATCCACACTCTTGCCATGAAGAGGCTGACCTTACCATGAGCTGTTATAGTGTTATAGTGTTATTTGAAGCAACTAACTCACTTTGAGGAACACCAAAATATCTGAACATAACATGGCAGCATGACAGCTAATTTGCTTACCTTGTACTCTATATTTCCCTCTTCAGCCTGAGAGATagggaaagaaataaagagagacagacagagacagaacaggAACAACAGCTGTCAGACTGTAGAGAAGTGAGACAACAGGCTATTGATTTgttaaaagacacaaagaaaagcaaTCTGACTGAATGAGCAGTCAGTGCACTACTGTGAATAGGTAGTCACTGGGAGCTATACAAACTGACTAACTGCTTAGCTAGCCCTAATACACAGTTACTTAATGTGTTATTAGACATAgcacacatatgtatacaaGTCAATATACATTTAAGGTTAACTAGTCAATATCCCTAAAAGTGGGACAAATATCTTAAATGCAAACTAACAATTATGATCACGGCAGGACAGTGGTGCTGGTTACATGCTGGGAATCAGCTGAAACAGCCGAAGCCATGGAATATGTTGAGACTTGCCCCGTTAACATTAAGAGTGTATCACCATGGTGCTGTGAGGATACTGCTAATCTATTTAAATTCAAGGCTGAGATGCCTTCAATAatctatattaatattaaaaacacaatctaACCCTGAACTTATTTTATTTGGCTCCAGCTTAAGTTAGGTTGAGCTTTAGTTAGCTTGAGGTCAACACAATTATTTCTTTCACGTTTCTGAGAAAATAATGGTCACGTTAACTGTCGGGTGAGTTTAAGTTAAGGTAACTAACGTTACGGAAGGACGTAACACAGTCCTTCAGTTAATGTCAGGGACTGTCAtagtaacattagctaacgttagataTAGGTCGACCGCCCCCTGTTAGATATTTACAAACACAGCTGATCCTCTTCTGCTAGCTAGCAAAATGCCAGCCAGCTACAGCAAGCGGCTtttaattaaacacacatttggcTTACTAACGTTACTGTAAAACTACTGTGAATGGCAAATTGTAAGTTAACAGCAAATGTTAGATTGCTAATGTTGGCCGAGTATAACCATCTCATTCATTTTCCCTTTCGTTACCGACTAACTTAGCTACGTGTCACTGCGAGTTCAAAGACAAGTCAGGGCAGCATAGCAAACAGTTAACCCCGACGACAGGGGATGCAATCAGAAATATACAGTTATTAGTGTTGCACAtcacaacatgcacacacacacccatttaagttcacattgttattagcCGACTTTGCTTTGGGTCGTCAATAACATTAGCTTGACTACGCTAGCAGTAGCTGTGCGCGTAATTTCAGCCTTACCTCTGGAGGTAGATATGGGGTGTTATTGCTTGGTTTGAAGTTGCGGGAGAATCGCGCCTTGGCTTTCTTGTTGTTCTTTACACAAGCTTTTTTGGGGGCTACCCCATAGCCAATTCCCGGTTTGACGTTAGACGCAACACCTTGACATCCAGAGCCGTGTCCATTTCCTGAGCAAAATAACTCCGATACCCGGGCGTCCATCGGCTACTTCGGGACCTAACTTGTTAGCTTACCACTACCTGGATAAATATGatgatatattattaaaatatatcacGGTCCAGGAATGCAGGTGTTTGAAATCTGAGTGGAATTAGCCTGCTAGTGGTAGCTCACAGcccccaaaataaaaacaaagcaccGACCTCCCCCAAACTCTTCAAACCGAACAATAACATCACCGTCCGACGGACGTTTTGAGTTTACAGTGTGCATACGTCACAGCCGAAATGTCAAGGAGTGTGCCTGTTTTTAACGACTGCAGAGCGCGAGTGAGCGGTGCTATATGTTTTCTGACTTGTGCGAGGTTGTATGTAGGTTTAAAACCCCGCCCGCCTAGCGAACTAGGTTAAAACagcgtacacacacagaacaacgCCGTTTTGCAGAGCTTTACATCAGAcgaaaaaggaaataataacGTACTTGTTTATAGAGACTTTAGAaagcttgtttaaaaaaaatgatgccACAAGATCAGTTGTGTATTCGTATTCAATAACGTCGTGGTGAGAAGCATAGGAATGATATTCacagtaaaaggacacagagggTCTCTTAAACCATTTCCTGATTGTATAGACTATTTGACTATGTTACTTAGACTGGGTTTGGTTAAATTTATTGAACACATTTGTTTAGCAAATTACCAGACTAGATTATAACTGGAACTAGTTGTCGCCAGGCCCAGCAAGCTTCATTACATCACATTTGCCCCTGTTGTTGCAATTACTTATATATCTAATTAGTGGTGGTATCATTCTTAAACTATTCAGGTTCATTAGTGTATTTCACAACATTATCACATCCTGTACAGAGTGATTTTTTTCAGCTCTTTAAGCCTGGGTTTATTTACGTTATACACTTTATTTTGCAATTTGCAATTTCAATCATTTATAACAATTTAGTTTGACCTCAGGCCTTTAAAGACCCTCAGGCCTACAGTCACATGAGAGAATCATCAGAGCTGAATGTAAGTTAGACAAATAACTAAGTAACTCAGCTCAACATTTTCCAAACTCGTTATAAATTAGTTGCACCGTTACCCAAGATTATCTATGGGCAACATGCTGTATTTCAACACATGCACTTGCTTTTTCCCCAGAGATAAGACACACAGCTCACATGAACTGTGACTGATTGTTCCTGCAAAGAGACTGAGATTTGAGAAAAGTCCGCCAACTCTCCTGTGGGAAATGAATAGTTCCAGAGTGTGGCATTTCTGAAACTCAACACTGATTGGTCAGGCGACCTCTGATGTAGGGGCTCAGCCCATTCCTGGCTGACAGAAGTGTTTTGAGATTTTTATAGCCTTAAGTTCCTTCAAACGTCCACATTCACATCCACTCTCACACAACACTCCTTTGGTTCTGCTCTGTCAGCATGAGTTATCCACTGGTGATTCTGCTCTGTGTGGGACTACTGCACCAGACTGTGAGGGCCGTCTTTATGGATAAACTAGCAGACAACAAGATTTGTGGGGATGCAGAATGCTCATGTAAGTCAGTGCATTAAACAGAAGCATGAAGAAGTGTGTAGAGTGTATCCTGAAAACTATTACGTATTAAAAGCATGCAATAAAATGCATGGGCTTGATAACTTCTTAAAAATAGTAATagatagtaatagtaatagatTCTTTCATCTGTATTTCccttttctcaatttttttctgtggtttATTAGATGTTCTCTCCATGGCCACAGCCTTGGATGACTTCATAGCTCCTGACTGCAGATTCATCAACATCAAGAAGGGTCAGATGGTTTATGTGTATTCTAAACTCATACCAGAGGAGGGCGCCGGAGTCTTCTGGTCTGGAAGTGTATGTGCATATTTGTTAACGTGTTCTTTAGTAGCAGTGCACACGTCACTTACAAAAGACACAGCAGATGTGAAGCAGTTGTGACAAACAAATGTGAACTTTCTGGCCTTTTTGagcaaaatgtcaagaaaaacatttggttaAATATTCAGTTTCATTGTACTGGAAATGAGCAAGAATTTAAATGACTTCAAGTTCAGTGAGGATGGTTGAATGCATAAAGCATGTATAATGTTGTGTATGGTAATTTGTTAGAGAGGGCATGTTATTTTCACTGGCAGGTTTATAGTGAGCGCTATGTGGACCAGATGGGCATCATTGGATACTTCCCTGCAACTGTGCTGAAGGAGACACAGAAGTTTATGGAAGACACAGTTAAGATTCCCACAACTGTAAGtatatttgtctctttttacAGGACAATACCTGAGATGaatactttctctttttttcattctctgttCATTTTCTGGAGTGGGTAGTGGTCTAGGTGGTGGTCAACatttatctcattttattttgccttttttcagGACATGGACTTCTACTGTGATTAAAGCATGATAGACTGAAGCCTCTTTCTTCTCAAGTCTTACTTGTAGTAACTCTGGCTTTTATTATGGATAGTAGACCTTTCCTCTCTTGAGCCAGTTTTTCAGACTATGTGCCATTACATCCTGTGGCATTGTCTCCAGCTGGAATGAAAACCTGGACACTCTCAGCCCTCAATAGCTCACAGTCTGACACCCCTGCTGTTGAGCCAGCTAGTCCTTTCTGTATTGCTTTGTCCTAACAAGACACTTTgctcaataaatcatttttttcacatcaaTCCAAAATGTTGATTACTTGAAAAGATAAGAATTCATTTTTTCAGATTGCTACTTTACAGTATATGCTATATGTCCATACTTGCTGGTTTGTTTATGACTTATGACAACTGTTCCCTGTTGATGTATTCTGTGTTTGGCCATACAGCGGCAAtcattttgctctttttcttttagaCTGATGCACCTGCAGTTTTGCTAAAAGCTC
This region of Siniperca chuatsi isolate FFG_IHB_CAS linkage group LG11, ASM2008510v1, whole genome shotgun sequence genomic DNA includes:
- the LOC122884305 gene encoding otoraplin-like; this translates as MSYPLVILLCVGLLHQTVRAVFMDKLADNKICGDAECSYVLSMATALDDFIAPDCRFINIKKGQMVYVYSKLIPEEGAGVFWSGSVYSERYVDQMGIIGYFPATVLKETQKFMEDTVKIPTTDMDFYCD